The DNA window TCCGTGGACGACATGTCGCTCTTTCGTTCGGCGGCTGATTGCGCTGCGTTATACACCGCCGGGTTCCCCGGATGCGAGGGTGCGGAAGAATCGGGCGAATTCCCTCGTCACGCGCCCTTCGGCCACCGACATGCCGTCATATGCCCGCGTGATGACGGAGTGCGACGCTGCCGCCCGCCCGTTCGGGCACGGCCTCGGCCCGTTCGATTCCCACCCGGCTGGCAGACACGTCACCTGGGCCGACACCCCGCCCGGAAAGTATGATGAGGCGATGTCTGACATGACCGAGACCACGCCCGGCTGGCTGACCAAGGACGAGCTGGAAGTCGCCCGTGCCCAGATGCCGATCCTGTACGTCGAGGCCGTGCCCGTGCGCGTGGACGACAGCGGCGAAGTCACCAGTATCGGAGTACTTCTGCGCATCGGCGCGGACGGAACGATAAGCCGCACCCTGGTGTCGGGGCGTGTCATGCACCACGAGCGGGTCCGCGACGCGTTGCTCCGCCATCTGGAGAAGGACCTCGGTCCCATGGCCCTCCCCCACGTCCCGGCGTCCTTGCAGCCCTTCACGGTCGCCGAGTACTTCCCCACGGCCGGCGTCACCGCCTACCACGACCCGCGTCAACACGCCGTCTCCCTCGCGTACATCGTTCCGGTGACCGGCGACTGCCGACCTCGGCAGGACGCGCTGGACCTGGTGTGGTTCAGCCCGCAGGAAGCGGCGTCCGCCGCCGTGCAGGGCGAGATGCCGGGCGGTCACGGGATGCTCCTGAAGCAGGCGCTCGCCCATGTGGGGCACATCTACTGAGACACCTGAGCGTTCACCGCGAGGGGCGCCGGTTCCCGTCGGCTCGACGACGGGAACCGGCGCCACTTTCGTCCGTCCGGGTCAGGACACCACCCGCAGGTGGGTCGGCCAGCCGATGTCGTCGCGGTCGAGGAGCCGGAACATCTTCTTGATGTCCGTCGGGTTCAGCTTCACGCAGCCGTTGGACTTGTAGTCGCCGGCGCCGTCCCAGCGGCGGGGTTCAGTGCCGCCCGCGCTGCCGTCGCGGTTCATCTCGGAGTGGATGAACATCTCCGTGCGCGTCAGCGTGCCCTTGGAGCACTTCATGTCCTCCAGGTGGATCGCGTAGCCCTTGATGAGGTTGCCGTTGTACGTGGGGGTCTTGAGCTTGATCTTCCAGTTGCCGTTCGGCAGCCAGCCCCTGGCGCGTACGCAGTCGTCCGTGACCTTGAGGCCCGATCCCGCCCGGTAGGTGGCCCAGAGCTTCGTGCCCTTGAAGACGGAAAGCCGCGAGTCGGTCGGGTCGCTCCGGTTCTTGTCGAAGACCAGGGTGGTCGGCGCGTCAGCGGGCTTCTGCGGCGCACCCGCGGGCCCTTGTGCGAGGGCGGCCGGTGCCAGGGCCAGGACGGTGGCCGCGGACGCGGCGATCACGGCTCCGCGCAGACGGCGTCCGTTGCTGCTGCTCATGCTCATGTCTCTCTTCCTCGTGCTTCCCGCGCGACGGGGGGGACCCCGTCGTGCGGGTGTGGGGGCGGGCGGTCGGGCCGTCAGACGGTGGCGAGGCGTACCTGTGCCGTCTTCGTCCCCTTGAAGGTGAAGGAGAACTGCTTGCGGACACCGGAGTTGCACGCGGTCTCCGCCTTGTACTCGCCGTTCCCGGCGTTGATACGGACCTTGGCGCACTTGCCGTCCATGCTGGTGTCCTGGAGCCAGCCGGACACCGTCACGTCCTTGCCGGAACAGCGCAGGCTCCAGCTCGCCGACGCGCCGTTGATCACCGGGGCGGCGGAGGACGGGCAGCCGGCCGCGCTCGCCGGGGTGACTGCGCCCAGGGTGAGTCCCCCTGCGAGTACGGCGGTCGACAGAGCGGACGTGATGGTCTTGCGGACAGCGGACATGGGTGCCCCCTTCGGGCAGACTGCTGGCGGGAACGCGGACCGGGACGAGGACCTGGACGCGTCGCCCACCGAGGGGGCGTGCTGTCCGGGGTGCCGGCCGCAGAACCAGCATTGCCGGGTCGGCCGGGTCCGGGGAAGCCGATCCGGCTGCTGACCGAGGCACATCGATGCACCCTGCATGACGGGGCTCTGACCTGGGATTATGTAGCGCTGCATGAAGAGCGTGCCGAGGAGACGGCATAGCGGGGGCCGCTGGACCGCGCTCGGGCCGCCCTTGCCCTCCCCGGGCGCCGATCCCTCACGCGGGAGCGGAGGGCTGTCGGCTGCTCGTGACCCTCTGGTAGTCCGGCGCCTTGACGGGGGGCTGTTGTCCGACCAGCAGGGCCAGCCAGGTGTCCGCGTCCACGCGGCCGGTCTCCGGCAGATCGTGCGTGCGCTGGAAGTACTTCAGGTCCTCCGTGGTCACCGCGGTGAACCTGCCCGAGACCGCTGTGCCGCCCTGGCCCACGTTGTTCAGCAGCTCCTGTACGGCTCGTACCTCGAACTCACCTGAACCCGGCCGCACGTCCATGACCAGCTCGGGCCAGGTCTTCTCGCCCACCTTGCCGTCGGCCTGCAGATCGTGCCGTCGCTGGAAGTCCACGACGGCGTCCCAGGTGTCCTGCCGGAAGAAGCCGTCGGCCCGCACGTCGTAGCCGCGGGCGTTCAGGAGGTACTGGAGGGCGCGGGCGCGGGTGAACTGGTCTTCCACGCCCATGCGCAGCAAAGGCCACTTGCGCGGCGCGGCGCCCGCCGGTACCGCACCGGCCGCACCGGCGGCCGTGGCCGCGGGGTCCTCGGCGGAGAGGCGGTCGTGGACCACCGCTCCGGCGATGAAGGCCAGGGCGACGGCCGACACGAAGAGGGCCGGGAGGAGCCGGCGGTTGCGGCGACGGGCGGGGGTGCTGCGGGCGCTCGGGGCGGAGGCTTGATCGGGTACGTGGTCGGGTGTGTGCTCGGCGGCTTGCTCGGGTGCGTGCTCCGCGGTTGCCGCTGCGGATCCGGGCCTTGATTCGGCCCCGGCCCCGGTGGCGACGGCTCCCTTGTCGGCGGGTGGCTCGGAGGTCGGACCGGCCATTACGGCGCTTCCGGTCGTTCCGGCGGTCCGCTCGGTCGCTTCCGGCGGCGCGGCGGGGGCCTCGCCCCCGCCCTCCGCCGTCCGCTGTCGGCTGTTCTCCCGCCAGGCGGCCCGGCAGAGCGCCCGCGCCTGTTCGAGTTCCGCCGCGGGGGCACGCAGTTGGGCGTGCAGATTCTCGACCACCCGCAGAGGAGCGGTCGACGCGTGCCTCGGGTTCAGGTAGCGCGACAGGGTCGTCTGGTCGACCCCGAGCCTCGTGGCGAGCGCCTGCTGCGTCGGCCGGGCGCCGCCGGTCGTGCTCCCGGCCTCTTCCCACCAACGGCGCATCAGTTGTGCCAGTCGGGTCCCCGCACTCCGCTGCCCGTCCCGGGCGCCTCGCTCGTCCGTCATGTACGTGTGCCTCCCCGGCCTCGTGCGGAAGAGCCGGGCCTCGTCACCGCCTGCGTAGCGGCATAACAGCAGGTCAGGTCTGTGCATGACAGCAGGCGTGGCTACGTCGGCCTCGGCGGCGCCGATCGTAACGACGTGGCCGTGGGGTCCGGCACCGGACCTTGCGGGTCGACCGCGCTCCCGTCCCGCCACCGCGCGGCGGCTGACGAGCCTACGTTCACCTGAACGAGTGCGCGGGGCGGCACGGTCGCGGAGTCGGCGGCTCACCCGTAGGGAGGAACGAGGCCGGCCGCCTCGCGACGGGTTACTGCACGTTCAGCCGGAACGGGTGGGAGAGGTCCGTCGGGCAGGTGAAGACGCGGAGTTCGCCGAAGCGGCCCAGGTTAAGACCGGGGTCCTTCCCGCTGTCCAGGGTCAGCAGCAGGCGCATCCGGGTTCCGCACGCGGCGCAGTCGATGGGCACGAGGTCGGTGAGGTGCCAGCTGGGCCAGCCCCCTGCCTTCCAGCCGGGCAGGCAGGCGAGCGTGCGGGCGTACTCGGTGTCACGTGCTTCGGCCCACTCCTGCGCCGTTTCGACGAGCTCCTCGGGGAGTTCGTCCTGCTCGGGTAGATCCACGACGCGGAACGGGTCCAGGAGGCACGGGTTCGGCAGGTAGACGTCCTCGGCGTGCTCCGGCTGCGGCGGGTCGTCGCGGATCGGGCCGACGGCTCCCCCGGCGCGGAACCGCAGTTCGACGTTCGGGCCCCAGTAGTTCCGCTGGCCGGGCGGTTCGGAGTGGTCGTCGGGGCACCACAGCAGCTGAAGCAGGTCCGTCCCTTCCGGCATGGGCAGGACGGGAACGTCACCGGCGCGGAGCTGGAGCACGGGGATCATGGGAACGGGTACGGCGGGGGCTTCCGAAACCGTCCGGATCCGCTCCCAGGTGATCATGTCGAGCGATCCGGCACCGTCCATGATCCGCCGCTGCGCTTCGGCGTCCTCCTCGCTCATCACATACGCGCCACCGCCCCGCGCGCGGCGCCGTTCCTTCATCCGGCGGTCGCAGTCCTGCCAGATCTCCTTGTCCTGATCCGACAGCTTCTCCCGCTTGTGCACCACGTGCGGTGCCCGGCACACCGGCCACGGCTCGTCCCTCGGCCACAGCAGCGGGCCGCCGACCGAGTTGTCGTGCGGGCCGGGGGCACCCGCCGCCGGACGGAGGAGTACCGCGGGGCGGGCGTGGGCGGCGAAGGCCGGTACGTCCGCGATCAGTGTCTGCGGGCCGGGCAGGTCGATGTTCACGTTCGTGGTACCCCCGGGGAATTCGTACGGATGGTGGTGTCATGCGAGGAAGGAGCCGCGTACGAGGAGCCGCACGTCGGCGCCGTGGTGCGGCTGCCGACCCCGGGTCCACCGGTTGCCGGCCCCTGCGGCTGTCGGTCAGACCGCCGTGCTGTCCTGCTGCCTGCGCACCATCTCGGTGATCCAGACCGGCGCGAACGGCGACGTGCAGCCCGGGGGCGTCGGGTAGTCCTTGAGCACCTGCAGGCGCTCGCCGATGCCGATCGCGCGGGCGCGGTGTTCCGGGTGCTCGATCCCGATCCGGGCCAGGCAGTGGTTCATCGCCCACTGCAGGCGCTCCGGGGCGTCCCGCATCCGGGCCTCGATGATGTCGAGCAGTCCCGCGAGGTCGAGGCCGTCCGGTTTCTTGGCGACGCGCTCGGTGGTCAGCGCCCAGCCGGCGCTCGCGACCACGGGATCGGCATCGGCGAGCCACGCGAGGCGCAGTTCCTCGGCGTGCGGGTTCTTCTTCACCACGTAGTTCACGAGCCAGTCGTGCACCTTGGGCGTGCGGGCCTCGCGCAGCATCGCGTCCAGCTCGTCGCGCCCGAACGCCTTCGGGCGGCAGATCAGGAGGGCGAGCAGCCTCGCCGCGGTGTCGCCCGTCTCCCAGAGGCGGACCGCGAGGTCCTGCTGCGTCTTGAGCCGCTTCGCGAGCGCGCGCAGTCTGCCGAGGTTCACACCGTGATCGTCACCGTGCCTCTCGTTCACCGCGCGTGCCTTCGGGTCTTCGAGGGCGGCCAGCTCGGCCATCACCTCGGCGAGGGTCGTCTCGGCCATCTCGGCCTCCTGTCCGTCCTGTACGAAAGTCAGCCTACGACGGAGGCCGGCCGGAGCGTGGAGCGCACCGGCCGAACGAACGCGTGCCCCGGGTGCCGCACTACGGCCCCGGGACGAGCATGCTCGTCACCGAGTTCCTGGCGCCGCACATCGTGCTCCGGCAGGGGCTGCTCCAGGGCACCCACTATCCCCGGCTCGCCGGCCAGCTCGCCCGGTACCTCGCGCGCTCGCTCAGGGCTTCGCGAGCGGGTTCACCACGCTGTGGGAACAAGCG is part of the Streptomyces sp. P9-A4 genome and encodes:
- a CDS encoding peptidoglycan-binding protein, whose protein sequence is MTDERGARDGQRSAGTRLAQLMRRWWEEAGSTTGGARPTQQALATRLGVDQTTLSRYLNPRHASTAPLRVVENLHAQLRAPAAELEQARALCRAAWRENSRQRTAEGGGEAPAAPPEATERTAGTTGSAVMAGPTSEPPADKGAVATGAGAESRPGSAAATAEHAPEQAAEHTPDHVPDQASAPSARSTPARRRNRRLLPALFVSAVALAFIAGAVVHDRLSAEDPAATAAGAAGAVPAGAAPRKWPLLRMGVEDQFTRARALQYLLNARGYDVRADGFFRQDTWDAVVDFQRRHDLQADGKVGEKTWPELVMDVRPGSGEFEVRAVQELLNNVGQGGTAVSGRFTAVTTEDLKYFQRTHDLPETGRVDADTWLALLVGQQPPVKAPDYQRVTSSRQPSAPA
- a CDS encoding DNA alkylation repair protein, yielding MAETTLAEVMAELAALEDPKARAVNERHGDDHGVNLGRLRALAKRLKTQQDLAVRLWETGDTAARLLALLICRPKAFGRDELDAMLREARTPKVHDWLVNYVVKKNPHAEELRLAWLADADPVVASAGWALTTERVAKKPDGLDLAGLLDIIEARMRDAPERLQWAMNHCLARIGIEHPEHRARAIGIGERLQVLKDYPTPPGCTSPFAPVWITEMVRRQQDSTAV
- a CDS encoding NUDIX hydrolase family protein, which encodes MSDMTETTPGWLTKDELEVARAQMPILYVEAVPVRVDDSGEVTSIGVLLRIGADGTISRTLVSGRVMHHERVRDALLRHLEKDLGPMALPHVPASLQPFTVAEYFPTAGVTAYHDPRQHAVSLAYIVPVTGDCRPRQDALDLVWFSPQEAASAAVQGEMPGGHGMLLKQALAHVGHIY
- a CDS encoding L,D-transpeptidase, producing the protein MSMSSSNGRRLRGAVIAASAATVLALAPAALAQGPAGAPQKPADAPTTLVFDKNRSDPTDSRLSVFKGTKLWATYRAGSGLKVTDDCVRARGWLPNGNWKIKLKTPTYNGNLIKGYAIHLEDMKCSKGTLTRTEMFIHSEMNRDGSAGGTEPRRWDGAGDYKSNGCVKLNPTDIKKMFRLLDRDDIGWPTHLRVVS